The DNA segment GGCACTTTCCAAAGCTTTTGAATTTATCTTGGCATCGCCAATTCCCATATTGATAGAAATTTTGCTGATCTTCGGTACTTCCATTACATTTGAATATTCAAAACGTGCTGTCATGCTCGGGATAACTTCATCAAAATATCGTTTTTTAAACACAGGAGTATAGTCTGCCGTCTTTTTCACAACTTTCAATTTCGGTTTAGATTTATTTTTTTCAGCCATTTTAGGAATCTATTTCTGCGCCAGTGTTTTTGGCGATCCGAACTTTCGACCCATCTTCAAGTTTTTTATATCCAATGCGAGTCGGACTACCACCGTGTACAACCATCAAATTTGAAATATGAATTGGAGCTTCCTTTTCAATAATTCCACCTTTTTGATTTTGCTGACTCGGACGAGTGTGGCGTTTAATAAAATTAATACCTTCAACCAAAGCGCGCTGTCGCTTTGGAAAGACATGGAGTACTTTTCCTTCAAGTCCTTTACTATTGCCGCGAATTACTTTGACGATCATGCCAGTTTTAATATGCATTTTATATGACCTCCGGCGCCATTGAAACAATTCGCATATAACCACCGTCACGCAATTCTCTGGCGACGGGACCAAAAATTCGGGTTCCTCTTGGATCACCGGTGCTGGTTAGCAAAACGGCAGCATTATCATCAAACCGAATATAAGAACCATCTGGACGACGCACTTCTTTTCTAGTGCGAACCACCACGGCGCGGCTGACTTCGCCTTTTTTAACCATTCCGTCGGGAATTGCTTTTTTCACTGTAACCACAATCTGATCTCCCAAAGATGCATATCGGCGTTTAGAACCTCCCAAAACTTTGAAGCAAAGCACTTCCTTTGCTCCGGAATTATCTGCCACTTTTAATCTTGTTTCTTGTTGTACCATATTTATTCGTTAATCAATACCGATTCCCTGATAATTTCACTTACTTGCCATCGGATTGTTTTACTCAAAGGCCGAGTTGAGGTAATTTTTACCATATCACCCATTTTGGGTGTCACAGATCCGGCATGCGCTTTATGTTTTTTAAATCGTTTAATATATTTTTTATAAATAGGATGTTTCACCTGCCGTGTAACTTTCACAACAACAGTTTTATCCATTTTATCGCTCACAACTTCACCAACAAGGGATTGCCTTTTGCGTGCTTTAATCATTTGAGTTTTTCGCCTCTCCGCTGGATCTTATTTTTAATTCCAATTCTTTTAACACTGTATTAATCTGTGCGATTTCTCGTCTTAAATATCTGAGTTGAAGCGGATTCTCTAACTGATGCATCGCTTTTTGAAATCGTAAATTCCGTAGCGCCTCTGTATTATCTTGAAGTCTAGATTTTAATTCCATCCGATTCATACCTATAATCTCGCTACGCTTCATATTTTTCTCCGCTCGACCACTTTAGTTTTAACGGGTAGTTTGCTCGAGGCTGCATAAAATGCTTCCTCAGCTATTTCTTTTGTTACACCTTCAAC comes from the Candidatus Neomarinimicrobiota bacterium genome and includes:
- the rplX gene encoding 50S ribosomal protein L24, with the protein product MHIKTGMIVKVIRGNSKGLEGKVLHVFPKRQRALVEGINFIKRHTRPSQQNQKGGIIEKEAPIHISNLMVVHGGSPTRIGYKKLEDGSKVRIAKNTGAEIDS
- the rplN gene encoding 50S ribosomal protein L14, translated to MVQQETRLKVADNSGAKEVLCFKVLGGSKRRYASLGDQIVVTVKKAIPDGMVKKGEVSRAVVVRTRKEVRRPDGSYIRFDDNAAVLLTSTGDPRGTRIFGPVARELRDGGYMRIVSMAPEVI
- the rpsQ gene encoding 30S ribosomal protein S17; the encoded protein is MIKARKRQSLVGEVVSDKMDKTVVVKVTRQVKHPIYKKYIKRFKKHKAHAGSVTPKMGDMVKITSTRPLSKTIRWQVSEIIRESVLINE
- the rpmC gene encoding 50S ribosomal protein L29, yielding MKRSEIIGMNRMELKSRLQDNTEALRNLRFQKAMHQLENPLQLRYLRREIAQINTVLKELELKIRSSGEAKNSND